Sequence from the Puntigrus tetrazona isolate hp1 chromosome 11, ASM1883169v1, whole genome shotgun sequence genome:
ATGTACATTAACAGCCAAAGATATACACGAAGAGTTTGGTTCCAAAATGAGATAAATGCCACAATCAGTATTGTATCTGGTCAGTATTGCAAagtcaacttttaattttactcAAAATGGGACATCCCTCACGTTATTCTGTCACGTTTCCTCCCTTCTCTGCAGACGTGAGATATCcgctcagccaatcacagctcaCCGTTCCACACACTGCCCGGGAGCGGCGGAGCTCTGAATACACTTAGGGCTGCATCTCACATCTCATGATTGCATTGTTGTAATTAGTATAAAATGGCATACTTTCAGATCATAAGATGCACTATATCACGTTCCCAGAGGCATCTGAGTCACATCTGATTATATGTGGATCAACTTACTTGgtttctaaaatgaaaaattacttaTGTTGATGCAACAGATTTACagcatgttgaaaaaaaaaatctctttttacaATAGTCTTTGAAAACCTAAATTTggatcagaattttttttaaatgatatatggTATGGCTTTCTTGATTaagaaaacacagttttactcaatttaaatcaaaatgaactcATACTGTTTTGGAACcaaactctttctctctctttctcacacacacacacacacacacacacacacacacacacacagacacacacacacagacacacagacacacacagacacacacacagacacacacagacagacacacacacagacacacacacacacacacacacacacacacacacacacacacagacacacacacacacacacacacacacacacacagacacacacactgttacagacacacacagcacacacacacacacacacacactattaaacCGCGCACACAAAGCTTCGTGAGCATCAGGGTCGGACTCACTTGCGTCTGAACATCTCTGCGAAGATGCAGCCGGTGCTCCAGATGTCCACCGGCGTGGCGTAAGTGGTCTGGAGCAGCACCTCAGGAGAGCGGTACCACAGCGTCACCACCTGAGCAGGACGAGAACACAGCGTCAGCTTAGTGAGCGCCGGACGGacgctcagagagagagagacagacgcgTTCGTCTCACCACCGGAGTCAGAGCCATGTGGCAGCTGTAGATCCGCGCCAGGCCAAAGTCTGCCAGCTTCACCTGCCCTCGGCTCGTCACCAGGATGTTCTCGGGCTTCAGGTCCCGGTGGAGAACCCGATTGGAGTGAAGGAAGGCCAGGCCACACAGCAGCTGCCGCATCAAGTCCTGCATCACAGGCAAACACAGGACGCCCGGCTGTTAGTGGAACCGTACTGAAGTACTGAGGGAGGTTGATCTGTGCTGACTGCGTGAGGACGATCGGGAGCATTCAGTCACTGCTGCATGTAACAacaacaccttaaaataaaggctTACCAAAATAGTAGTTGCTCGGAAAACTAACATGAGTTAGTCTTTAGTTATTACTCAGTGATCAGTGCAAGAAGAACACAGGACGCTCACGTTCAATAAAGTGCTGCTAGGGTCTGAACCTTTCTGTTTTATCTCCAAAATACAGCAAGAAACtcttattaccatttaaaataactcttttctgtgaaatctcTTTACAATGTCATTTAGTTTTGAGACGTAAAGCTGATTATTATGTTGACTTCATGGTAATATTTCACACATGATACATTTTATTCCTCTTTGGTTCTTCGGTGAATAGAAATGAAATCAGAATTCATCgttgcatttattatatgttgtttattattataaatgtctttaccatCACTACTGCTCAATTTGACGTGTttattccaaataaaagggttgaaaactattaaattaaatattaaatgaaaatgatcttttaCTCTTGACTTTCTTCTTTATATTAATTCTATTCTATCATTGCAGCAGGCTCTCTTTAAGAgtctaaaacatgtttaataaagtGCCCTCTAAGAAGTAACCGGACGACGAGTCTTTAGAAAATGCAGAAGCAAAGGAAAGTCCTTCCTTTCTTAAAGGAAATCCAGTCTCTGTTtggtttaaatcaaaatgactgacttctgttctctctctctctctgtctctcgtcACTAATATTATGTTTGAAATCACTTTGAAAGGAAAGAGTCACATACATCTAGGATGCTTCGAAGGCAAGtaaaagactttatttatttttggttgaacttaTGCTTCGATCTTGTAGTTTTTCTTAAAGTTCCTATATTgtacacctttttggagttttatagaatatatatttgtataagcAACATCTCAATATAACTCTATTTTCTATCGGGTGATATTTCATGTGCATCTGGTCGGTCAAGACGGTTCTGTATCCAGTGAATAATCCCATCACGTGTGTGATTCACTTCACAGATCTTAGGATGAGCGTGGATGTGAGCGACATCAGACCATAGACAGCCAACAGTGCCTTTAGAAAATAAACCCCCACACATTTAAAACACCACAGAAtaaaaccccaaacatccagcaGATATTTCACAGCACAAGGACAGAGAGGTTCGGTGCGTCTGAACTAGTGTACTGAAGCCTTCAAACAAACATCTGGACCCGATCTACATTTATTCCAGTGTGTTTCCAGCTTCAGGTGAAGTCTGACACAATAAACATCTGGACCAGCACTGAGTTCCTCACATAGCTCTTACTCTGATCCGGTGGATGGGGAGCCCGGGGGCCGGCACTTTCTCCAGATACGTCCTGAGGTCCTGATCCACGTGTTCAAACACCAGAGTCACTTTAGTTTCCTGGTCCGTTCTCAGCGTGGCGCACACGTCCATCAGCCTGAACACACACGCCTCACACAAGTCAGATGATCGTGTTCGTACGCAGATAGTACCCTGCTCAGATTTATAGGGCCCTACGACCTCAGGGATGCAGAAGACAGGGACGGAATCCACTAAAACATCATTCACAGCTTGATGCAGAAggtcatgtttttaattaactgttCAACAGTGTGTCGTTAAACTTAAATCAAATCACAATACGACATGTATCTGTAAATACTAATGttctgtgtgttctgtgtgttctgCGTGTTCTGTGTGTTCTGCGTGTTCTGTGTGTTCTGCGTGTTCTGTGTGTTCTGCGGGTCTCTGGTAATGAAAGGAGCCGGCGGCACACTTACTGAGGCgggaaaaaactaatttgtgaGGAATGAAAGACTACTTTGAGACTAAATTGTTTGATGCATTCAAATAAGGATTTGgtaacaatacaaaaacatggtgagaaaaaataaaacatttcatgggGCCCTAAACATGTATTTGTTAAACTTAATAAATGATTTGGGTTGAGACAAACTAAaacatggaataaaaaaaaaaggaatttggGGGGATTTTATAGGGCCctaattttatttgatctattttgcaattatcattattaaggtttataaagcacttttcattcttttctctctctttgatACGTTGTAATACGTTACTTTCCATAAAAGGTAAATAATTATGGTAATTAGCTAGTTTATTAATCAGTAACAGCTGATAAATCTCTGAAGCTGTGAGCATGAGTGACAGAAGACCAGATAGATCTTTCTTAGTCtgcttttgttaatgtttttaataaggaACATGACAGTAATGTGACTGAAGTCATTCTAGAATCTCCTGTAATCCTGACTGTGTGAATGAAGCTGAtgctcagagtgtgtgtgtgtgtgtgtgtgtgtgtgtgtgtgtgtgtgtgtgtgtgtgtgtgtgtgtgtgtgagagtgtgtgtgtgtgtgtgtgtgtgtgtgtgtgtgtgtgtgagagtgtgtgtgtgtgtgtgtgtgtgtgtgagtgtgtgtgtgtgtgtgtgtgtgtgtgtgagtgtgtgtgtgtgtgtgtgtgtgtgtgtgtgtgtgtgagtgtgtgtgtgtgagagtgtgtgtgtgtgtgtgtgtgtgtgtgtgtgtgtgtgtgtgtgtgtgtgtgtgagagtgtgtgtgtgtgtgtgtgagtgtgtgtgtgtgagagtgtgtgtgtgtgtgtgagtgtgtgtgtgtgtgtgtgtgtgtgtgtgtgtgtgtgtgtgtgtgtgtgtgtgtgtgagagtgtgtgtgtgtgtgtgtgtgtgtgtgtgtgtgtgtgtgtgtgtgtgtgtgtgtgtgtgtgagagtgtgtgtgtgtgtgtgtgtgtgtgtgtgtgtgtgtgagtgtgtgtgtgtgtgtgtgtgtgagtgtgtgtgtgtgtgtgtgtgtgtgtgtgtgtgtgtgtgtgtgtgtgtgtgtgtgtgtgagagtgtgtgtgtgtgtgtgtgtgtgagagtgtgtgtgtgtgtgtgtgtgagtgtgtgtgtgtgtgtgtgtgtgtgtgtgtgtgtgtgtgtgtgtgtgtgtgagagtgtgtgtgtgtgtgtgtgtgtgtgtgtgtgtgtgtgtgtgtgtgagtgtgtgtgtgtgtgtgtgtgtgtgtgtgtgtgtgtgtgtgtgtgtgtgtgtgtgtgtgagtgtgtgtgtgtgtgtgagtgtgtgtgtgtgtgtgtgtgtgtgtgagtgtgtgtgtgtgtgtgtgtgtgtgtttgtgtgtgtgtgtgtgtgtgtgtgtgtgtgtgtgtgtgagtgagtgtgtgagtgtgtgtgtgtgtgtgtgtgtgtgtgtgtgtgtgtgagagtgtgtgagtgtgtgtgtgtgtgtgtgtgtgtgtgtttgtgtgtgtgtgtgtgagtgtgtgtgtgtgagagtgtgtgtgtgtgtgtgtgtgtgtgtgtgtgtgtgtgtgagtgtgtgtgtgtgtgtgtgtgtgtgtgtgtgtgtgtgtgtgtgtgtgtgtgtgtgtgtgtgtgtgtgtgtgtgtgtgtgtgtgtgtgtgtgtgtgtgtgtgtgtgtgtgtgtgtgtgtgtgtgtgtgtgtgtgtgtgtgtgtgtgtgagtgtgtgtgtgtgtgtgtgtgtgtgtgtgagagtgtgtgtgtgtgtgtgtgagagtgtgtgtgtgtgtgtgtgtgtgtgtgtgtgtgtgtgtgagtgtgtgtgtgtgtgtgtgtttgagtgtgtgtgtgtgtgtgtgtgtgtgtgtgtgtgagtgtgtgtgagtgtgtgtgtgtgtgtgtgtgtgtgtgtgtgtgtgtgtgtgtgtgtttgtgtgtgtgtgtgtgtgtgtttgagtgttgtgtgtgagtgtgtgtgtgtgtgtgtgtgtgtgtgcgtgtgtttcaAGGACCAGCTGCATAAACACAGATATCAGGTAAAGACAGCCTTTTGACCGAGAGTTAATCATTCTTACTGATCTGAATAAAACTGGGCAAACTCACATAAAAAGAAACTAGTCTATGTTCACACTTTTTTGCCTGTGTCTGTTTTACTGTAGAATCCTCGAGGAAACCAAAGATTAAAATGGTGAAGCTGCTGACAGATAAAGTGATCGTACTAGTCTAGAGCACAGGGAACATCGTTGTGAATCGACATTTTGTTCCCCGTTAACTTTAAAAGCTAATTTTTGACGCTTTCTTGACATTTTTGCAGCGCGCCGTGACAGACTactgttgctatagcaacaaaaGACGCTCTCGGCTGCTTTTTGGTAAAAGACGCTGTCGGcgtttgatttttttctgagAACGTGTGAAAGCCGTGGTGTTTGTGTACCTGACGATGTTGGGGTGGTCGAACTGCTCGAGTCGTTTGAGCAGAGCCACCTCTCGCACCGTGGACAGGGGAAGGCCGTCCTGATTGGTCTGCACTCTCACGCTCTTCAGAGCCACAAACTGGCCGCTGTCTCGATCTCGAGCCTTGTAGACCGTCCCGTAAGCTCCTCCGCCGATCTCCGCCACCGGCTCGTACTGCAGAGCGCTCTCCTGAGCCATGACCTGcagaaaacacactcacacaggaGAGGACGCCTGAACCTTCTTTTTCAGGTGAACTTTAACGTTTGAGTAATATATCGATAGGCCAGGGCAAGAGATCATTACATAATCTGACATTATTTGTTTCCATTTGAAAGTAGACATTTCACtctctatagatatatatttaaagtctgTTTTTATAGTGAGAGCACACAAATAAAGACGTCAAAGGATGCATTACTTTTATCTGTATGACCAAAAAAGACAGTATTTTAAGAGAAAATGACCAGATAATTTGAGGTGGATGCTTGATAAGTGTTTGTACTGTATCCCCATAGACCAGCTGTGAACCATACCTGATGtgtgaattattgttttattactaaGCGACAAATTAAAGTTTGGTGGACTAACTATTAGTAGACTATTAAGGGGCCtagtaattacactgtaacaagaacaccttGAAATGAAACGTTCCTCTCGGTGTAAACCGGGGTCTGGAGAGCTGACACTGTTTTTGAGGAAGGGGTCGGTGGTTTAAAAGGTTTGGGTGTATAACTGACCACTGTACTAGACAGCTGGTGAGATGCTTGCTGGACATGCTTTGAAGAACAAAAGCTGTCTGGAGTACTGTGGTAACCGGGTTGGCCTGTAACAGTCCCCCGCTCGCAGGAGGACAGGGATGAACAGATAACTAGCATCACTAACAGTCTGACTAAACTAACAGAGTCGATCACACGTCATCAGATCACATCCGCCGAGCTCGTGAACACGACATCAAACGACACCGCGCGCGCGCACAAACACCCGAGAAGAGTCACTCACCACGTTTCCTCGCGAGCACAGCTAGTTAAACTAGTTTAGAAGAGTAAAGCGAGCATCTCGCGCCTTCCGTCCGCCGCTGAGCCGTTTCTGTAGTGCGTGTCGTTGAATGGCGCGCTCGGCGGATATTTCATGAGTTTGTTTCacgaaagagtgtgtgtgagaaactcTGGCCTGTTTTCAGTCTGTCTCCATTCACTTCCTGTCTGATCTCAGGGCGGAGCGACTCGATCAGACCCTCACACACTTGAACCAATCACCTCACCTCCACAACACTCCTAAACTTACCTCAGTAACACACTTTAACCATTACACCTACCCCACTAACACTCTCTAAACCtttcaactttttaattaaaagtgcaCAACCAGACTTTATCAATAAACAgtttatacacaataaaattCTTTGATGATAGGAACATTCAGTtgtacatatatgtaaaaaCTTTATCTTGGCTTCGAATTAAAACTCCTTTAAAATGAGCCACTTCTTTAAGCCCTTATCATTTTATGAGTAATGTGTAATAAGAATGAAATCCACTAACAGGCATAGTACACTTACAAAGAAAAGTAATGTGATTACAAATCTGACCAGTTTAGGTTCTTCTTGGAAACTTGGCTTTCTGTTAAAGTTAATGTAACTTTGACACTTAAAAAAGACATAATAGTTAAACATTGTTCATatgaatcaaatatttatttacttttgttatgtttttttttttttttacagtgcctTTATACACTTTTTGAAGCGTCAGGGTTTTGGTTGCTTGTGCTTTCACATTTAGATTccaataaaagtgtttaattttgttgtttagAAATGACCAAAGTCTCTTGAGTttgacttcagtgtcacaagtaAAGATTGCAATGATGTCCTAAAAACACTGAATACATTAGCAATGAGATAGTATGGATTATACTATACACTATTTAGTAACGATTTAATATCCTTTACTGATTGCTATGAAAAGAAGACTAGTCCCGGGAGAACCACAAACTAGCTGGGGTGCTTTTGGTGCAGTATAAAGGAAAATGTTTCCCTGTGATaactaaacatttcaaaagcaaGCCTGAAGATAGATCTTGTACATTTACAGCTTATCCGTGCGTGTTTTCTGTTGGATTTAGCCTGAAGAAGGTAGAAATTCAGCTGATAATTAATGTCTTGGCAAGGTTTAGTTAAAGGTGATAGTCCTTCATCCAGAAATGTCTGTTAGAGAAGCTGAGATGTGAGTAGCTATTCTTAGATCATCAGGATAAAATGAGAGATTGAGTTGAGTGTCATCAGCATGTCAGTGATATGAAAAGCCATGTTTTTGAATGTGCCATTGAGACAGAGAATAGAAGTGGTCCAGAAACTGaaccctgaggcactccaggaGGTAGATGTTGTGACTTGGACACCTCACCCCTCCAAGGACCATCGCCAGGAGATACATCATATACAACATATGATGCATACTGTCTTTCACAAAGTAGTTATTAGTGGTCAAGCAACAATATCCTGTAAGAGGCTGAAAGTACTCGACCTGCTCCAGTGAAATGCACTGAAATGATCAAATGCGCTGAAGCATTAacgatattaaaaataagtctGATTAACATAGCATGCTAACAAATATTTCacctaattaaacatttaatgatttcCTGGATTTAAATGATTCCTCTCTTCTTGATTACATTGTTCTGAGATTGATAAGAGTATGCCGTTTATCttaacatactgtatatctAAGTCGAACTTCTTcttaaacaagaacaaaaaatatgtaactTGATTATgtccttttgaattttttttttgttaattgttattGTGATCTCAGTGtccaaaacaaaaccaatataAAGCTGCATCTGCTACGAGACTCATAGTGAGCAGCGTTCCTCCTGTCCCTCGTGGTGTAATTTCCTCACCTGTATGACGCTGACAGAACAGTTTTATTTCATGGAAAACGTTTCATTTAAGTTCACTTGATTGCATGCATCTGTTAGCGTGTCATAAGACATGAGGAGCGGAAGCTCTGTAAGCCCCGCCCTACAGAAGGAGTGTTAATGTTGATTTGCCGTCACCTTGATCTCTGAAGACCGTAGCTTTCACTGTTTCTGAGGATCATATCATCTGGACAGGGATCATGGCCTATCAGTGCAAACTGGCTGAGAAACTGGTCATTCTGAATGATCGGGGTCAAGGAGTGCTGATCAGGATGAACCACATCaaaaaggtgagagagaaatcGATTCTTGTAGTATTCTCAAACCAATGAAGAATACGAACATAGTCAGGACAGATTTTGGTTTGCTTGAATTCACGGTGAACGTGTGACTGATTGAGTTAACTGCAGACTGAACTGAATTAACTGCTATGTTTGTTGAATTGTTTTCAGAATTAAACAATGCTCAAATATCCTGCTGCTGAGTTTTTAtagtatgtgtttttataattcagCTTGAAAGAACCTTACAACtgttttattcaaaacttttaaaggtttttttttcatgcattccAAAGAAAGTTAGTTCTATCTTAGTTTTGtagagaaagaggaagtgcaCACAGGAAATGAACAGGACCTTTCAGGCCTCTCTGTAAACCACATCTCTCTCGCattcacttcctgtctgtctcAGAACAAGTGCTACACAAAAGGACTAATCCACTACCGAGCAATAAATCAATAGATTCATTCTCTGACTTCTGTTCCACTTTTTTCCTTCAGGGTCTCTGCACTGCGTCTATGGTAAAGACTCGTAAAGGCCAAATGTTTTACAGGCcatacataattatttatttcaagcatATTTATCTAAGCTTGATAAGCAAATTAAAACTGGGCACATCTGAATGTCTCGAGTTTATATTATATCTTTGTACATCatgaaactttttatttagaatttttcaaaaaacctttttttgaacACACCCAAGGCCATGCATCTGTTATGAAAACCACTTCATCTTcaaacaattgaaaaaaagttaGTTGAGTTAAGGTTAAGTCGAACCATTCttaattattatgcaaaatttgacaaaaaatgttaattttgaaaTGGTATTACCATATCATTACTGTGTCTTCTGCTAATCACATTTGATTAATTGACAGATTCCTTCAAACATACAGAAAAGAACCATAATTATGTTCAAACTTGCAGTCTGACATTTTAAGTCGTTAAAatcgctctttttttttctttttttgactcACAGAAGAGTATTGGGCTGGTTTTCACTggatttgattcagatcagttTAAGATCATGCCATACGTTTGTGAGAAAGAATTAAATCACGTTACAAGTGATTGTGTTTagtgtatactgtatacaaaacagtatttttgaaAGTATCAGGAGGATGGCTTCCCCAAAGTCTATTTTCTCCCTCATCTATCCAAAGCATCTTTCCTTTGACTCACTGAGAACTCTAAGGTCTATTTACTAACTAAACGTTTACATCATGTCCTGATCAAGGCATCCTTCATCATTCAGCATCAAGGGAAGGAATAGTTTGGGGTGGTTTGGTATTGTGggttaaatgtgaatttttatgcatttgggttttttttctgtttttttcaggtATGCACAGACCCAAAACGAAGACCATCAAACCTGACTGACAAAAGCATGGAATCTGCCGTAAAATACATTAACAGAAAATTCCCCAACATTGACATCAGGGGCGGCAGTGTGAgtattcacaaataaaaacagattcagtGTTGTCTTTGTACTTGACTCTTGGTCTTGAGTATTCAACTTCCTATTTTTCGATCATATGTTTCTGCAGCAACATCTGAGCAGCATACAGAAGCAGAAGTCAGCCATATTGGAGGGTCTGCACAGTTATTATGAGTCCTTCATGGATGTCATGGAGTTTAGGGTAAGAATGTCAGTGGATTAAACTCCTTGTCAAGTTCATTTGCTGATCATCTTAGTGATATTACCAGGCAGCAGTTTCTATGCAACTACAACTTACTTCAGCACTTTTTTGGAGCATTTCTGAGGAAAAAcgttgatacatttttttgctgaaatgtttGTGTGGCTTATTTTCTCTGTAGGACCATGTTTATGAGTTGCTCAACACCATAGATGCCAGCCAGTGCTTCTTTAATATAGTAAGTACGACTCTTGAAGACAagatagaaaataaaaagaggcaGAGAAGCTCTTACATTAATCTGTGGTCATCGTCCATTTCAGACTGTAAATTTTGACTTCACCAAGAACTACCTGGACCTTATTGTCACCTACGCCTCAGTCATTTACATGTTGTCCCGCATCGATGACAAGAAGCGATTGTGGGAATGTATAACAGTGCCTATGAGTTCTCGAATGGAAACAGGTGAGTACTTTTTTACACACAGTCACAGTGCTTTGTGTTCTCACAGCCATTGAATCTACacaaacttacatttaaatgtgtatggGAAGTGTTTGTACACATCCgtcctataatgataaaaatccacccatccatccatccatatgtttctgagattcctgtcagaatgacatagttctgcacaggcccctcccactaTGACCATCTTAGACCATCTTAGACCTCGCCCTGAGCACGCTGTCATCAGTCTGTCATTGTTTCGACTCGATATAGCACCCTgaaacagagctgattttgacagagtagagaatgtgtttttaactaCCATTGCAGAATTTTAACCATAGTATGTTATAGACCCTAAAGAATAGGAACCAAAACAACTGACTTATATTCAAGTTCTCATAGTAGACTCTCATACCTTTATTTGCTCC
This genomic interval carries:
- the LOC122353952 gene encoding cyclin-dependent kinase 4-like, which translates into the protein MAQESALQYEPVAEIGGGAYGTVYKARDRDSGQFVALKSVRVQTNQDGLPLSTVREVALLKRLEQFDHPNIVRLMDVCATLRTDQETKVTLVFEHVDQDLRTYLEKVPAPGLPIHRIRDLMRQLLCGLAFLHSNRVLHRDLKPENILVTSRGQVKLADFGLARIYSCHMALTPVVVTLWYRSPEVLLQTTYATPVDIWSTGCIFAEMFRRKPLFCGDSEVDQLGKIFTVIGLPAEDEWPTDVTLSRQNFSPQTPQPITDCAPEISEKGGALIGNADV